The Methanococcus maripaludis genome has a window encoding:
- the thiL gene encoding thiamine-phosphate kinase, whose protein sequence is MNELDIIKIISKNLSYSDGVEKGIGDDCAVFKFENQHLVVTTDMMFKSTHFPDILTPFQIGMRLVTANVSDIAAMCAKPLGMVISMGFDSPDKKFIDELSKGIDYISKEYECPIAGGDTNKAPELTLSGTAFGITDNPIYRGGIIGEDICITGDVGKVACALKILEMKDNGILGNFEFKKTISEFPKIIEKLAEPRARVKEGLLLNKIITSCCDISDGLSKDLNYTGNFEINSKKLLNSVSTDVVEFCEKFDMDLLNTVLNSGEEFELLFTTADFKRAGEKLQDVNSVTKIGKVEESGKTVDGNSIKSEGYVHKW, encoded by the coding sequence ATGAATGAACTCGATATCATTAAAATTATTTCAAAGAATCTTTCCTATTCAGACGGCGTTGAAAAGGGAATCGGGGATGACTGTGCGGTTTTCAAATTTGAAAATCAGCATTTAGTTGTAACTACCGACATGATGTTTAAATCAACCCATTTTCCAGACATTTTAACACCATTTCAGATTGGGATGAGGCTGGTTACTGCAAATGTATCAGATATTGCTGCAATGTGTGCAAAACCGCTTGGAATGGTTATTTCAATGGGTTTTGATAGTCCGGACAAAAAATTTATCGATGAATTATCCAAAGGAATAGATTATATTTCAAAAGAATACGAATGTCCAATTGCAGGAGGTGACACGAACAAAGCGCCTGAATTAACGCTATCCGGAACTGCATTTGGAATTACCGATAATCCAATATACCGTGGCGGAATTATTGGTGAAGACATCTGCATTACTGGAGATGTTGGAAAAGTCGCTTGCGCTTTAAAAATTCTTGAAATGAAAGATAATGGAATTTTAGGAAACTTTGAATTTAAAAAAACAATATCTGAATTTCCAAAAATCATTGAAAAACTTGCAGAACCAAGAGCAAGGGTTAAAGAAGGACTTTTATTAAATAAAATAATCACATCGTGCTGTGATATTTCAGATGGCCTTTCAAAAGATTTAAATTATACTGGAAACTTTGAAATAAATTCTAAAAAGCTATTAAATTCTGTTTCAACAGATGTTGTTGAATTCTGTGAAAAATTTGATATGGATTTATTAAATACCGTTTTAAACAGCGGTGAAGAATTTGAATTGCTATTTACAACTGCCGATTTTAAAAGAGCTGGAGAAAAATTACAAGATGTAAATTCAGTAACAAAAATTGGAAAAGTCGAGGAATCTGGAAAAACGGTTGATGGAAATTCAATTAAATCCGAAGGTTACGTTCACAAATGGTAA
- the artE gene encoding archaeosortase family protein ArtE, which produces MNKKAKNLILDIIKFFIYSSIFYAILYQFKSFLIDIVTYQSYLMLKIVLSDVTRLDNTISISNITFLVEEPCTGIMTIALILGFVATVSKNLKEYIFGSVFCALLIYIGNIIRIIIIAVFTNNFGNGEYVHDNVSFIIIPLSIFVTILIWYKIREKLFIDIKLDG; this is translated from the coding sequence ATGAATAAAAAAGCTAAAAATTTAATTTTGGATATTATTAAATTTTTTATTTATTCGAGCATATTTTACGCAATTCTTTATCAATTTAAAAGTTTTTTAATAGACATTGTAACTTATCAGAGTTATTTAATGTTAAAAATAGTATTAAGTGATGTAACTCGTTTAGACAATACAATATCCATTTCAAATATCACGTTTTTGGTAGAAGAGCCGTGTACTGGAATTATGACGATTGCGTTGATTTTGGGTTTTGTTGCAACAGTCAGCAAAAATTTAAAAGAATATATTTTTGGATCAGTTTTTTGTGCACTATTAATATACATTGGAAACATAATTAGAATCATAATCATAGCTGTCTTTACAAACAATTTTGGAAACGGCGAATATGTTCACGATAACGTTAGTTTTATAATAATTCCGCTAAGCATTTTTGTTACTATTTTGATATGGTACAAAATCCGCGAAAAATTATTTATAGATATAAAACTTGATGGTTAA
- a CDS encoding NOL1/NOP2/sun family putative RNA methylase produces MENLQFIRTNTLKISSEDLKKRLEEKGVVLEDTFLDYVFRVVKSPFSMGSTPEYLLGYYFLQSISSIIPSITLNPSKDDDVLDMCAAPGGKTTHLAQLMENEGSILAVEINKNRLKSLRSNINRMGFKNTLMINTNAVNLDKKLRFDKILLDAPCTGNEIKDSNRVKTKRDILFCAKRQVELFRTAIEVLKDGGELVYSTCSPEIEEDEDIVRYILKNNKNIELIELNVDDFLGINMIEGEVKGTLKVIPPNEPFFIAKFRKVKN; encoded by the coding sequence TTGGAAAATTTACAATTTATAAGGACAAACACGTTAAAAATATCTTCTGAAGACTTGAAAAAACGATTAGAAGAAAAAGGAGTAGTTTTAGAAGATACATTTTTAGATTACGTATTTAGAGTAGTAAAATCGCCATTTTCCATGGGCTCAACTCCAGAATACCTTTTGGGATACTACTTTTTACAGAGTATTTCATCAATAATTCCTTCAATAACACTCAATCCATCAAAAGATGACGATGTACTCGATATGTGTGCAGCACCAGGTGGAAAAACCACGCACCTTGCACAATTAATGGAAAACGAAGGTTCGATTCTTGCTGTTGAAATAAATAAAAATAGATTGAAAAGTTTAAGGTCAAATATAAACAGGATGGGCTTTAAAAATACATTGATGATAAACACAAACGCAGTTAACCTCGATAAAAAGTTAAGATTCGATAAAATTCTTTTAGATGCGCCATGTACTGGAAACGAGATAAAAGACTCCAATCGGGTAAAAACAAAACGAGATATTTTATTCTGCGCAAAAAGACAGGTTGAATTATTCAGAACTGCAATTGAAGTTTTAAAAGACGGCGGTGAGTTAGTATACAGTACTTGCTCCCCAGAAATTGAAGAAGACGAAGATATTGTTCGATATATTTTGAAAAACAATAAAAATATAGAACTTATCGAATTAAATGTAGACGATTTCCTAGGAATAAACATGATTGAAGGCGAAGTTAAAGGAACTTTAAAGGTAATTCCGCCAAATGAACCATTTTTCATTGCAAAATTTAGAAAAGTTAAAAATTAA
- a CDS encoding Tex family protein, whose amino-acid sequence MDIFQKLQKEFNLKIFQVENTVKLIDEGNTIPFISRYRKEATGSLDDVVLRKFFDRLNYLRNLEDKKAQIIKLIDEQGKLTEELKQKIEKSELLTELEDIYRPFRPKRKTRATIAESKGLKPLSELILKQILEKPIEELAKEYINPELEVNSIEDAISGAKDIIAEEISDNADYRKFIRETTFSEGIISVKAKNVDEKSVYEMYYEYSEAVHKIPGHRILAINRGESEKVLQVKIDAPVEFIQDRIFKNIILENSKTSEILKETVIDSYKRLIAPSIEREIRNSLTEKAENGAIEVFSKNLKQLLLQPPIKNKTVLGWDPAFRTGCKIAVVDETGKVLDKTVVYPTEPHNKIAETKKQVKELIIKHDIDVVAIGNGTASRESEHIVSEILKEVVKDVYYVIVNEAGASVYSASELGSDEFPEYDVGIRSAVSIARRLQDPLAELVKIDPKSIGVGQYQHDMNQKKLSESLTGVVESSVNSVGVDLNTASVSLLNYVSGINIGIAKNIVEYRLENGKFESRKELLKVNKLGKKAFEQCAGFLRIPEGKNLFDNTGVHPESYKITENLLNELNISIKDIKEKKVDKISEKVDIEKLAEKLNCGVPTLEDIIKELEKPGRDPREDLPKPVLRSDVLELEDLKEGMILKGTVRNIVDFGAFIDIGVHHDGLAHISEISDRFIKHPLDVISVGDIVDVMVMDIDFDKKRVSLSIKRAK is encoded by the coding sequence ATGGATATTTTTCAAAAATTGCAAAAAGAATTTAATTTAAAAATATTTCAAGTCGAAAACACGGTTAAATTAATTGATGAAGGAAATACAATTCCATTTATTTCAAGATACAGAAAAGAAGCAACAGGTTCACTTGATGACGTTGTTTTGAGGAAATTTTTTGATAGACTGAATTATTTGAGAAATTTAGAAGATAAAAAAGCCCAGATTATAAAATTAATTGACGAACAGGGCAAATTAACTGAAGAATTGAAACAAAAGATTGAAAAATCTGAACTTTTAACTGAACTCGAAGATATTTACCGTCCATTCAGGCCAAAAAGAAAAACAAGGGCGACAATTGCGGAAAGTAAGGGTTTAAAACCCCTATCAGAATTAATTTTAAAACAGATTTTAGAAAAACCTATCGAAGAACTTGCAAAAGAATACATTAATCCAGAATTGGAAGTTAATTCAATTGAAGATGCAATTTCTGGTGCTAAAGATATTATTGCAGAAGAAATTTCAGATAATGCAGATTACAGAAAGTTTATTCGTGAAACTACATTTTCAGAAGGAATTATTTCTGTAAAAGCAAAAAATGTGGATGAAAAATCAGTTTATGAAATGTATTACGAATATTCTGAAGCAGTTCATAAAATTCCAGGACACAGAATCCTTGCAATAAATCGAGGGGAATCTGAAAAAGTTTTACAGGTAAAAATCGATGCACCTGTTGAATTTATTCAAGACCGGATATTTAAAAATATAATTTTAGAAAATTCGAAAACTTCTGAAATTTTAAAAGAAACTGTAATTGACAGCTATAAAAGATTGATTGCGCCATCAATTGAAAGAGAAATAAGAAATAGCCTCACGGAAAAGGCAGAAAACGGTGCAATTGAAGTATTTTCAAAAAATTTAAAGCAACTGCTACTACAACCGCCAATAAAAAACAAAACCGTGCTTGGATGGGACCCCGCATTTAGAACAGGCTGTAAAATTGCAGTAGTTGATGAAACCGGAAAAGTTCTCGATAAAACGGTAGTTTATCCAACAGAACCCCACAATAAAATTGCAGAAACTAAAAAACAGGTCAAAGAATTAATAATAAAACACGATATCGATGTTGTCGCAATTGGAAATGGAACTGCTTCGAGAGAATCTGAACATATTGTTTCTGAAATTTTAAAAGAAGTTGTAAAAGACGTCTACTACGTGATTGTAAACGAAGCAGGAGCTTCTGTTTATTCTGCATCCGAACTCGGATCTGACGAATTCCCAGAATACGATGTTGGAATTAGAAGTGCAGTATCAATTGCGAGAAGGCTTCAGGACCCGTTAGCCGAACTTGTAAAAATTGATCCAAAATCAATTGGTGTTGGACAGTACCAGCATGATATGAACCAGAAAAAATTATCTGAAAGTTTAACAGGAGTTGTTGAATCATCTGTAAACTCAGTAGGTGTTGATTTAAATACCGCGTCGGTTTCACTTCTTAATTATGTATCAGGAATCAATATTGGAATTGCAAAAAATATTGTAGAATACCGACTCGAAAATGGAAAATTTGAATCCCGAAAAGAACTTTTAAAGGTAAATAAACTTGGTAAAAAAGCATTTGAACAGTGCGCAGGGTTTTTAAGAATTCCTGAAGGTAAAAATTTATTTGATAACACAGGAGTCCACCCAGAATCTTACAAAATTACAGAAAATTTACTTAATGAACTAAATATCTCGATAAAAGATATTAAAGAAAAGAAAGTTGATAAAATTTCTGAAAAAGTCGATATCGAAAAATTGGCCGAAAAATTAAATTGTGGAGTTCCTACACTTGAAGATATAATTAAAGAACTTGAAAAACCCGGACGAGATCCAAGAGAAGACCTTCCAAAACCAGTTTTAAGAAGCGATGTTTTGGAACTTGAAGATTTAAAAGAAGGAATGATTCTAAAAGGCACTGTAAGAAATATTGTTGATTTCGGAGCTTTTATTGATATAGGGGTTCACCACGATGGATTAGCACATATTTCAGAAATTTCCGACAGATTTATAAAGCATCCCCTTGATGTAATCTCAGTTGGAGATATCGTTGATGTTATGGTAATGGACATCGATTTTGATAAAAAAAGGGTTTCTCTTTCAATAAAACGTGCAAAATAA
- a CDS encoding peptidylprolyl isomerase, translating to MDFKNVIFIILTSIVLLTSFAGCTENSTNSDETGKIVYATIQTNYGNMTFELYPDKAPITVENFKTYAESGFYEGTIFHRVISDFMVQGGGFTVNGTKKETLDPIKNEADNGLSNKRGTIAMARTSVVDSATSQFFINTVDNSFLDYQDDSNYGYAVFGKMIDGFDVLDEIESVETANNGQYQNWPVEDVIIEKVIIEE from the coding sequence ATGGATTTTAAAAACGTTATTTTCATAATTTTAACATCGATAGTTCTATTAACCAGTTTTGCAGGATGCACCGAAAATTCTACAAATTCTGATGAAACTGGGAAAATAGTTTACGCGACAATTCAGACGAATTACGGAAACATGACTTTTGAACTCTACCCTGATAAAGCGCCAATAACCGTTGAAAACTTCAAAACGTATGCAGAATCAGGATTTTACGAAGGAACAATCTTTCACAGGGTAATAAGTGATTTCATGGTCCAGGGTGGTGGTTTTACTGTAAATGGAACTAAAAAAGAAACGCTTGATCCGATTAAGAATGAAGCCGATAACGGACTCTCAAACAAAAGAGGAACTATCGCAATGGCAAGAACCAGTGTAGTGGATTCAGCAACAAGCCAGTTCTTCATAAACACGGTTGACAATTCATTTTTGGATTATCAAGATGACTCAAACTACGGTTACGCAGTATTTGGTAAAATGATCGACGGTTTCGATGTTCTCGATGAAATTGAAAGTGTGGAAACTGCAAATAATGGGCAGTATCAAAACTGGCCAGTAGAAGACGTAATAATTGAAAAAGTAATAATTGAAGAGTAA
- a CDS encoding peptidylprolyl isomerase: MIATIQTTLGTMKIELFEEKAPITVENFKKYAETGFFEGTIFHRVIKGFMIQGGGFTKDGIQKETFAPIKNEAKNGLSNKRGTIAMARTNVVDSATSQFFINTVDNMFLNYQNDSNYGYAVFGEMTEGFEVLDKIAAVKTGNRGYFADWPVEDVIIEKVTIE; encoded by the coding sequence ATGATTGCTACAATTCAGACGACACTTGGAACAATGAAAATAGAATTATTTGAAGAAAAAGCACCGATAACTGTTGAAAATTTCAAAAAATACGCAGAAACTGGATTTTTTGAAGGAACAATCTTTCATAGGGTAATAAAAGGATTCATGATTCAAGGTGGCGGTTTTACAAAAGATGGAATTCAAAAAGAAACTTTTGCTCCAATCAAAAACGAAGCTAAAAACGGACTCTCAAACAAAAGAGGAACTATCGCAATGGCTAGAACCAACGTTGTAGATTCGGCAACAAGCCAGTTCTTCATAAACACCGTTGACAACATGTTTTTAAACTACCAAAATGATTCAAACTACGGTTACGCAGTATTTGGCGAAATGACTGAGGGTTTTGAAGTTCTTGATAAAATTGCAGCAGTTAAAACTGGAAACAGAGGATACTTCGCAGACTGGCCAGTTGAAGACGTAATAATTGAAAAAGTTACAATCGAATAA
- a CDS encoding secondary thiamine-phosphate synthase enzyme YjbQ, translating into MFFEYSVKTDGRESLVDISDNILDAVQNSKVQSGIAIVFTPHTTSAITINENADPSVKKDIIKFLHEKIPENYGFSHNEGNSDAHLKSSFFGPSLTLIINNGKVILGTWQGVYFCEFDGPRSRKFYVKIMKD; encoded by the coding sequence ATGTTTTTTGAATATTCAGTTAAAACTGATGGAAGAGAGTCTTTGGTTGATATTTCTGACAATATTTTAGATGCAGTACAAAACTCAAAAGTCCAAAGTGGGATTGCAATAGTTTTTACCCCTCATACGACGTCTGCAATAACAATCAATGAAAATGCAGACCCTTCTGTAAAAAAAGATATTATTAAATTTTTACACGAAAAAATCCCCGAAAATTATGGATTTTCACATAATGAGGGAAATTCCGATGCGCACTTGAAAAGTTCGTTTTTTGGGCCTTCTTTAACTTTAATAATAAATAATGGAAAAGTAATTCTTGGAACCTGGCAGGGAGTTTATTTCTGCGAATTTGACGGGCCAAGAAGCAGGAAATTTTACGTAAAAATAATGAAAGACTGA
- the prf1 gene encoding peptide chain release factor aRF-1: MSGNSSTDMYLFKKSLRELKGKKGKGTELISVYVPAGRRLSDISQYLRQELSQSSNIKSKTTMKNVQSAIEVILQRLKLLKEPLEMGVIIFAGMIPRGGPGTEKMEVYVLEPPEPVKTFVYRCDSLFYTDPLEDFIQDTEVYGVILVDRNEATIGTVKGKTITVLKKLTSGVPGKFKAGGQSARRLERLIDDAAHQFMVRIGEYATESFMPILEEKKLKGLLLGGPGNTKNEFAEKDYLHHELKKKIIDTFDLCYTEEFGIRELLEKASDLLRDLDLMKEKNLIQRFFKELIKDDGGLSAYGEAQVMKYLGMGAIDTLIVTEDIGITRVTVKCNNCDYTQEVNVKTNEMFKFEDQLKTKACPTCGGAMYIDEEKDIIEYLSELCNVHNTDIIVVSTDTEEGSQISRAFKGMAAILRYKL, translated from the coding sequence ATGAGCGGAAATTCATCAACTGATATGTATTTATTCAAAAAATCATTAAGGGAACTTAAAGGTAAAAAGGGAAAAGGAACAGAGCTTATAAGCGTTTATGTTCCTGCAGGAAGGAGGCTTTCTGATATTTCTCAGTATTTAAGGCAGGAGCTTTCCCAATCCTCAAATATTAAAAGCAAAACAACAATGAAAAACGTACAGTCTGCAATCGAGGTAATTTTGCAGAGATTAAAGCTTTTAAAAGAACCTCTCGAAATGGGGGTAATCATATTTGCAGGAATGATTCCAAGGGGTGGCCCTGGAACAGAAAAGATGGAAGTTTACGTACTCGAACCTCCTGAACCTGTAAAAACATTTGTGTACAGATGTGATTCTTTATTCTACACCGACCCATTGGAAGACTTTATTCAGGATACTGAAGTTTACGGTGTAATTTTAGTTGATAGAAACGAGGCTACAATAGGTACAGTTAAAGGAAAAACGATAACTGTTCTAAAAAAACTTACAAGTGGAGTTCCTGGTAAATTTAAGGCAGGAGGTCAGTCTGCAAGAAGGCTCGAAAGACTTATCGATGATGCGGCACACCAGTTCATGGTAAGGATTGGAGAATACGCAACAGAATCGTTCATGCCAATTTTAGAGGAGAAAAAATTAAAAGGACTTCTTTTGGGGGGCCCTGGAAACACTAAAAACGAATTTGCAGAAAAAGACTATCTTCACCACGAATTAAAGAAAAAAATCATCGATACATTTGATTTGTGTTACACTGAAGAATTTGGAATCAGGGAACTTTTAGAAAAAGCATCGGATCTTTTAAGGGACCTTGATTTGATGAAAGAGAAAAATTTGATTCAAAGGTTCTTCAAAGAACTTATAAAAGATGATGGTGGGCTTTCAGCTTATGGTGAAGCTCAGGTAATGAAATATCTTGGAATGGGTGCAATTGATACGCTCATTGTTACTGAAGACATCGGAATTACAAGGGTTACCGTAAAATGTAACAACTGCGATTATACTCAAGAAGTAAACGTAAAAACAAACGAAATGTTCAAATTTGAAGACCAGTTAAAGACCAAAGCATGTCCAACATGTGGTGGAGCGATGTATATAGATGAGGAGAAAGATATTATCGAATATTTATCTGAACTCTGTAACGTACACAATACTGATATAATCGTTGTTTCAACAGATACTGAAGAAGGAAGCCAGATTTCAAGAGCATTCAAAGGAATGGCTGCAATTTTAAGATACAAATTGTAA
- the endA gene encoding tRNA-intron lyase, which translates to MMAKPKKTIPAKLSDERIVIYDKDGISRLNEKRYGELHENFLSLSFVEGLYLVSKNWISLRDKTNKLLSFEELFDVAQNIDRKLCIRYLAYKDLRNRGYTVRTGLKYGSDFRLYERSNIDEIHSRYLVKVFSEEIPCEISEITGFVRVAHSVRKELIIAIVDADGSVVYYNMGYLKL; encoded by the coding sequence ATAATGGCGAAACCTAAGAAAACAATACCTGCAAAACTTTCAGACGAAAGGATTGTAATTTACGATAAAGACGGGATATCCCGGTTAAACGAAAAAAGATACGGTGAACTTCACGAAAATTTTTTGTCGCTTTCTTTTGTTGAAGGACTCTACCTTGTATCAAAAAACTGGATATCATTGCGAGATAAAACTAATAAACTTCTTTCATTTGAAGAATTGTTCGATGTTGCACAGAATATTGATAGAAAATTGTGTATCCGATATTTGGCATATAAAGACCTCAGAAATAGGGGTTATACTGTAAGAACTGGTTTAAAATATGGTTCTGATTTTAGGCTTTACGAAAGAAGCAATATTGACGAAATTCACTCTAGATACCTTGTAAAAGTTTTTTCAGAAGAAATACCTTGCGAAATTTCAGAAATTACGGGATTTGTTAGAGTTGCACATTCGGTTAGAAAAGAATTGATTATTGCAATAGTTGATGCTGATGGGAGCGTCGTATACTACAACATGGGATATTTAAAGCTTTAA
- the comC gene encoding L-sulfolactate dehydrogenase: MAHIITPEGENKLLADILMAYGVKKEHAEITAEIYTEADLKGFTSHGIGRFPQTIIGLETENIKINPNIKIERESPATATMNGDLALGYVTAAMAMDLAVEKAKNVGIGAVATYNSNHFGITGHYSERASKKGMIGIAITNTEPAMAPYGGKDKILGTNPIAIALEGKKHKYSLDMATASVARGKIFEAKRLGKTLPENAAVDINGNITTDPDQALEGSILPFGGIKGYGIAMAVEILSAIGGAELGTNVKGTARADEKCTKGDFFIAINPEFFGEKSEFLDKTDFLVDEIKNSNLSEGSSEILIPGDVEARTSESKKNGFEIDEILFKKLKNICDKKGIIIEKYLK, encoded by the coding sequence ATGGCACATATAATTACGCCCGAAGGGGAAAATAAATTACTTGCTGATATTTTAATGGCATACGGCGTTAAAAAAGAACATGCTGAAATTACTGCTGAAATTTACACTGAAGCTGATTTAAAAGGATTCACTTCACATGGTATTGGAAGATTTCCACAAACAATAATTGGCCTTGAAACTGAAAATATCAAAATTAATCCAAATATCAAAATTGAAAGAGAAAGCCCTGCAACTGCAACCATGAACGGGGATTTAGCATTAGGTTATGTTACAGCTGCAATGGCAATGGATTTAGCAGTTGAAAAGGCGAAAAATGTAGGAATTGGTGCGGTTGCTACATATAATTCAAATCACTTTGGAATTACAGGACATTATTCGGAAAGAGCTTCGAAAAAAGGCATGATTGGAATTGCAATTACAAATACCGAACCTGCAATGGCGCCATATGGTGGAAAAGATAAAATTTTGGGAACAAATCCAATTGCAATTGCTCTTGAAGGAAAAAAACACAAATATTCATTGGATATGGCGACAGCATCTGTTGCAAGGGGAAAAATCTTTGAAGCGAAACGTCTTGGAAAAACACTTCCGGAAAATGCGGCAGTGGATATCAACGGAAATATTACAACTGACCCAGATCAAGCACTTGAGGGCAGTATTTTACCATTTGGTGGAATTAAAGGATATGGAATTGCAATGGCTGTTGAAATTCTTTCTGCAATCGGTGGTGCAGAACTTGGAACAAATGTGAAAGGGACTGCCCGAGCCGATGAAAAGTGTACGAAAGGAGACTTCTTTATCGCGATAAATCCTGAATTTTTCGGTGAAAAAAGCGAATTTTTAGATAAAACTGACTTTTTAGTCGATGAAATAAAAAATTCAAACCTTTCTGAAGGGTCTTCTGAAATTTTAATCCCTGGAGATGTTGAAGCGCGAACTTCTGAAAGTAAAAAAAATGGTTTTGAAATTGATGAAATATTGTTTAAAAAATTAAAAAATATCTGTGATAAAAAAGGAATAATTATTGAAAAATACTTAAAATAA